A single window of Marinobacter sp. LA51 DNA harbors:
- a CDS encoding DUF2237 family protein, with product MQISESVNVLGENLETCGTDPQTGFYRDGCCNTGPDDLGFHTVCVVVTDEFLEFSKAKGNDLSTPRPEFGFPGLRQGDSWCLCAARWQEAFEAGAAPRVRLRATHQATLEMCELNDLKRHSVDLS from the coding sequence ATGCAAATATCCGAATCCGTCAACGTACTGGGCGAAAATCTGGAAACCTGCGGCACTGATCCGCAAACAGGGTTCTACCGGGACGGCTGCTGCAACACCGGGCCGGACGACCTGGGCTTTCACACCGTGTGCGTGGTGGTGACCGATGAGTTTCTGGAATTCTCAAAAGCCAAGGGCAACGATCTGAGCACACCCCGGCCGGAATTTGGATTTCCGGGCCTACGGCAAGGTGACAGCTGGTGCCTGTGCGCGGCGCGCTGGCAGGAAGCTTTTGAGGCCGGAGCTGCCCCGCGCGTGCGGTTGCGGGCGACTCATCAGGCCACTCTGGAAATGTGCGAACTGAACGACCTGAAACGTCATTCGGTGGATCTCAGCTAA